Below is a genomic region from Paenibacillus rhizovicinus.
CTTCAGCTCCAGCAATTATTTTTACTTCGTCTTCAAGAAGGAATTCGGCCAGACGCCGAACGCTCACCGCAGGATGCAAGGGATGCAAGACAATGAGGAACCCGGATAATGTCCGGGTTCTTTTTGTTCTATCAACGCGATGAGCTATCCTGACCGGCCAACCATGACTCGTTGACTCGTCCGCGCGGCCTGTCACCATGATCAGCCAAGCCATAAACGACTCAGAAGCGGAATTCGGACTCCAATTTTGTGGTTTTTGGCCGTTTTTCTGAGAGAAGAGCAGATTTCAAACTAGTTTTCGCAGTCCCGGTTAGTCCACTATTAGGGACGTAGTCACGCCATTGAGGAGGGAGGGAGCGGTACGCGGAGGCACGCGCGCGGCCTGCGCCAAGTTGAAGCCTCGCGCCGGGCGGCAGCCCGCGACATGCAGCGGCCGGAGATAAGCGGCGGCTCGCGGTACGCGGCAGCCCGAGGCATGCAAGGCAGCTCGCGGCAACCAGTCCGTTGCGTCTGACGAAGCCATCTAAGTCTGGATTGAAAGCGCTTTAGCTGAAAAGAGCTGCTGCTGGTCACAGAGAAAATGAGGCGAGGAGGATGTTGATGAAACGCTTTGCACGAAGGTTCAGGAAAGGGTTGCTGCCGCTGCTCAGCTTAAGCTTGATTAGCTCGATCGCAAGCTTCGCGGGTACCGCGGCGGCCAGCGCGACAACGGAATCGTTCAATACGGCCACGGGTGCAATGAACGTGGATTACGCAGGATATCTGTCCAAGCATGATGTCGTGTTCAACGCGCCTGTCACGGATCCCAAAAGCGGATTGACCGTGGGCAACGGCAAGGTGGGGGCGATGGTATGGAACGCGGCCACGGGGCTTACGATGCAGGTCTCCGGCGCGGACGCTTCGGAGGAAGGCTTTGCATCGGGAGGACTGGTCAATCTCACGACAAGCCCCGGGATGGACACGGGGTACTCCTCGTTCCAGGAGCGTCTGTCGTTATACGACGGCCTCGTGACGACCAAGTACGATAACAACCGGACCGTTACGATTCTCGGGTCGCCGAATTCGGAGGTCCTCGGCATTCACGTGGACGACAGCCGCACGGGCGTATCGAACGTTGCGCTGGATTTAAGCCTGTGGGACGTAACCGGTTTCGGCGGAGGCGACGTGCCGGACATTACGACGTGGAGAACGGTGTCCGCGTTCGCGGATGCGACAACGGTTGGGCTTAGCAGGGGGCAGACCGACGCCAATCACTTCGGCTATACGCTGGCGGCCACGGTGGAAGGAGCGGGGTTCACGACGCAGACCGTGAGCGGCAGCAAGGTGAGGCTGAACATCACGCCTTCGTCCAGCTACACGATTTGGATTTCCTGCGCAAGCAGGCTGAACGCGCCGAACTATGATTCGGTGAGCCAGGCCAAGAGTCAGTTGAATGCAGTCAAGGGCACCGGCTATTCAACCACGTTAACGAATTATAAAAACTGGTGGCATGCGTTCTGGGCCAAGTCCTTCGTGCAATATTCCAACGCGGCCGGCGACGCAGATTACTTGGAGAACATCTATTACCTCGGCACCTATATGATCGCCGCCGGCGGATACGGCAACTATCCGTTTCACTTCATCAACGGGGTATTCAGCGCGGTCAAAGACGATGACAGCAGCAAGTGGAGCAACGCGTATTGGTACTGGAACCAGCGGGACATCTACAATTCCTTCCTCGCCTCCAACCATGCCGACATGATGAACGTGTTCAACAATATGTACAGCCGTAATTTCAGCGCGTTGAAGTCGTATACGATGACCCGGTACGGCATCGACGGCATCTGGGTGCCCGAGACGATGGGGTGGAACGGCAGCGCGGCCGGGACGATCGGCAGCGATTTCGTGAACGACATCTATTCGACCGGCGCGGAAGCGGCGCTTAACATGTATGCCCAGTATAAATACACCAACGACTCGGCCTACCTGAGCGGTACGGCGTATCCGTTCATGAAGGAAGTCGCGAAGTTCTACGCGGGCAAGCTGACTCTCAATAGCAGCACCGGCAAGTATGAGATGGCTTCTTCCAATGCGCATGAAACCTATTGGGACGTCCAGAACGCGATTACGGATCTGGCTGCCGTACGAAGCCTCTTCCCGAAAGTCATCCAGTCGAGCCAGACGCTGGGCCTCGACGGCACGCTTCGCGCCCAGTGGCAGAATATCCTGGACAACTTGGCGTCTTATCCAGTTGACCCGAGCGATCCGAACAAGTACTTCCCGCACACGCCGCCGGCTTCCACGATCCGCAACGGGGAGAATATCGTGCTGGAATTGCTCTGGCCTTACAGCGTCAGCGGCATCGGGGCGTCCGATTACCAGAAGCTGGTCAACAATTTCAACAGCCGCATCTTCACCTACGGCGCCATCTGGGATCCCGGCGCGATTCAAGCGGCGCGGCTCGGACTCGGCGACAGCGCCTTCCAAGGGATGAAGACGATGCTTCAGCGTTACCAGACGCTGCCGAACGGACGGACGAACGATTCGAACGGCGAGTTCGAGTATCTGGGCGTGCATTTGTCCGCGGTCAACGAGTCGCTGCTGCAAAGCTATAACGACAAGATCCGCGTCTTCCCGGCGCTGCCGAGCGACACGAACTTCAACGCCAAATTCACGCTGCTTGCCAGCGGCGGATTCCAGGTAAGCGCGGAGAAGGAAAGCAATGAAATCAAATACGTAGGCATCAAGAGCCTGTACGGCAATCCCGCTACCGTGGTGAATCCGTGGGGCACGCAGCAAGTACAGGTGAGAAGAGCGTCGGACAACGCAATTATTATGACCTCCTCCAGTGCCGAGCTCAGCTTCAATACCGCAGCCAATACGGTGTATGTAGTGGAACGTACGGCGAAGCCGCTTAGCAGCTACACGTATACTTCGCTTACCGGCACGGCGAATCAGGGCGCGAAGGCGCTCGGCGGCACGGCCAGCGTTCTCGGCTCCTCCGCGAGTTCCGGCGGAACCGGCGGACTGGTCAATGACGATGCGTCTGCCGGATTCGCCTACGGCAGCGGATGGAATAACAGCGACGGCAGGGGACTGGGCGATTACAACGACGACATTCACTATGCGGTGACGAACGGAGCCACGGCCGAGTATACGTTCACGGGGACGGGCATCGATTACTACAGCGAGAAGAACAGCGACATGGGCAATGTGGACGTTTATATCGACAATGCGTTCAAAGCCAATGTCAATCTGAACGTCAGCGGTTCACGGCAGGTACAGCAGGTTGTCTACAGCATCACCGGTCTGGCGAGCGGAAGCCATACGATCAGGATCGTCAGCAAAACGGCACAGGTCGCCTCGATCGATGCCTTCAAGGTGTACACGGCGGGAAGCGGTGGCGGCAGCGGCAGCGCAGCTCCGATCGGATCGACGATTACGATGAAGGCGATGGCCAACGGCCTGTTCGTGACGGCCGACAATGCCGGAGCAGATCCGCTGATCGCGAATCGGACGGCCGCGGGGCCGTGGGAGCAATTCGTCGTGACTGACGCGGGCAGCGGCAAGATCGCGCTGCAGGCCGTGGCCAACAGCAAGTACGTGACGGCCTCGAACGGCGGCGCTGGCAGCTTAATCGCGAGCGCGACGACGATCGGCAGCGCCGAACGGTTCACTTGGGTCGCGAACAGCGACAATACGTTCTCGCTGCAAGCGGCGGCGAACGGTCAATACGTATGCGCCGACAATGCGGGGGCGAACCCGCTGATCGCAAACCGGGCGACGATCGGCGTATGGGAGAAATTCCAACTGTAAGATCACCTTTAGGAGGTTGAGAATCATGAGGATGCCCAAGAGAACGCCTAAGAGAA
It encodes:
- a CDS encoding glycosyl hydrolase family 95 catalytic domain-containing protein, with protein sequence MKRFARRFRKGLLPLLSLSLISSIASFAGTAAASATTESFNTATGAMNVDYAGYLSKHDVVFNAPVTDPKSGLTVGNGKVGAMVWNAATGLTMQVSGADASEEGFASGGLVNLTTSPGMDTGYSSFQERLSLYDGLVTTKYDNNRTVTILGSPNSEVLGIHVDDSRTGVSNVALDLSLWDVTGFGGGDVPDITTWRTVSAFADATTVGLSRGQTDANHFGYTLAATVEGAGFTTQTVSGSKVRLNITPSSSYTIWISCASRLNAPNYDSVSQAKSQLNAVKGTGYSTTLTNYKNWWHAFWAKSFVQYSNAAGDADYLENIYYLGTYMIAAGGYGNYPFHFINGVFSAVKDDDSSKWSNAYWYWNQRDIYNSFLASNHADMMNVFNNMYSRNFSALKSYTMTRYGIDGIWVPETMGWNGSAAGTIGSDFVNDIYSTGAEAALNMYAQYKYTNDSAYLSGTAYPFMKEVAKFYAGKLTLNSSTGKYEMASSNAHETYWDVQNAITDLAAVRSLFPKVIQSSQTLGLDGTLRAQWQNILDNLASYPVDPSDPNKYFPHTPPASTIRNGENIVLELLWPYSVSGIGASDYQKLVNNFNSRIFTYGAIWDPGAIQAARLGLGDSAFQGMKTMLQRYQTLPNGRTNDSNGEFEYLGVHLSAVNESLLQSYNDKIRVFPALPSDTNFNAKFTLLASGGFQVSAEKESNEIKYVGIKSLYGNPATVVNPWGTQQVQVRRASDNAIIMTSSSAELSFNTAANTVYVVERTAKPLSSYTYTSLTGTANQGAKALGGTASVLGSSASSGGTGGLVNDDASAGFAYGSGWNNSDGRGLGDYNDDIHYAVTNGATAEYTFTGTGIDYYSEKNSDMGNVDVYIDNAFKANVNLNVSGSRQVQQVVYSITGLASGSHTIRIVSKTAQVASIDAFKVYTAGSGGGSGSAAPIGSTITMKAMANGLFVTADNAGADPLIANRTAAGPWEQFVVTDAGSGKIALQAVANSKYVTASNGGAGSLIASATTIGSAERFTWVANSDNTFSLQAAANGQYVCADNAGANPLIANRATIGVWEKFQL